A genomic stretch from Candidatus Omnitrophota bacterium includes:
- a CDS encoding MazG family protein, with product HTKLVRRHPHVFGETKAANVDEALQSWHKIKQAERGVTYESAMDDVPAGLPALLQAKEIQKIAAKVGFDWPAAGPVFEKLREELKEFERARDEASLSDLQEELGDLFFTLVNLSRHYKIDPETELRCANTKFLERFRHMERSAQEKGRKLDDLSPDQLEELWAAAKQSTS from the coding sequence CACACCAAGCTGGTGCGCCGCCACCCGCATGTATTCGGAGAGACAAAAGCCGCCAATGTGGATGAGGCCCTGCAGTCCTGGCACAAAATAAAACAGGCCGAACGCGGGGTCACCTACGAATCGGCCATGGATGATGTGCCGGCAGGTCTCCCGGCTCTGTTGCAGGCCAAGGAGATACAAAAAATCGCCGCCAAAGTCGGTTTTGACTGGCCGGCCGCCGGGCCCGTTTTCGAAAAGCTCCGGGAGGAACTCAAAGAGTTTGAACGGGCTCGAGATGAGGCTTCTCTCAGCGATCTTCAAGAAGAGCTCGGCGACCTGTTTTTCACACTCGTCAACTTGTCCCGCCACTACAAAATAGATCCGGAGACGGAACTGCGCTGCGCCAACACCAAGTTCCTCGAGCGTTTTCGCCACATGGAGCGCTCGGCACAGGAAAAGGGCCGCAAGCTTGACGACCTCTCCCCGGACCAGCTCGAAGAATTGTGGGCGGCCGCTAAACAGTCTACGAGCTGA
- a CDS encoding ROK family transcriptional regulator, whose product MNIVLFADQILSERERKTLSILEAIRRDGPLSRVEIAKLTDQNLVTTSKYVADLVSKGYVLEKGLDVSSGGRRPALVELNASAGYAIGLAVMQTGTLGVMIDLKANVVTKLKKPPIKVEREDDLQLLYGIVAELMEQSRVDSQVVKGVGLGLPGILAQGRRLIYKNLLEQKLGIESFIGSNVAYATFAEKWLSLDTRLKDLLYLYGVGTCGLVINGRVYRGINYNAGVIDRVEQVDGKVVRTCVVQGEDVEKLSQAAAEGREIDPQTAVAVGEKLGAKLAELVNLLTPEMIVVGGGMERAGSALIDAATRVIKQRTFEETSSGLEVIPARLGEDAVALGAAGSVVQHLFISS is encoded by the coding sequence ATGAATATAGTACTGTTCGCAGATCAAATCCTTTCCGAGCGCGAAAGGAAGACACTGTCCATTCTGGAGGCGATCCGCCGTGACGGACCGCTTTCCCGCGTGGAGATTGCAAAGTTAACCGACCAAAATCTTGTGACCACGTCCAAGTACGTGGCGGATTTGGTTTCCAAGGGCTATGTGCTGGAGAAGGGATTGGATGTATCCAGCGGAGGCCGGCGTCCCGCATTGGTGGAACTCAATGCTTCTGCGGGTTACGCGATTGGGTTGGCGGTTATGCAGACGGGTACCCTCGGCGTGATGATTGATCTGAAGGCCAATGTGGTGACCAAGCTCAAGAAGCCGCCGATTAAGGTAGAACGCGAAGACGACCTGCAACTTCTATACGGCATTGTAGCCGAGCTTATGGAGCAGTCCCGTGTGGATTCTCAGGTAGTGAAGGGCGTGGGCTTAGGGCTTCCGGGCATTTTGGCCCAGGGTCGCAGACTCATCTACAAGAACCTGCTGGAGCAGAAGCTGGGTATCGAGTCCTTTATCGGCTCGAACGTGGCCTACGCCACTTTTGCCGAGAAATGGTTGAGCCTGGATACGCGGCTCAAGGATCTGCTCTATCTGTACGGCGTGGGGACTTGCGGTCTGGTCATCAACGGTCGTGTGTACCGGGGTATCAATTACAATGCCGGCGTCATTGACCGTGTTGAGCAGGTCGACGGCAAAGTGGTGCGCACGTGCGTGGTCCAGGGCGAGGATGTGGAGAAGCTTTCGCAGGCTGCAGCCGAAGGACGGGAAATCGACCCGCAGACGGCCGTTGCCGTGGGCGAGAAGCTGGGCGCCAAGCTCGCGGAGCTGGTGAACTTGCTGACACCTGAGATGATTGTGGTGGGCGGCGGCATGGAGCGCGCGGGCTCGGCCTTGATTGATGCAGCCACACGCGTGATCAAACAGCGTACCTTTGAAGAGACTTCCAGCGGTTTAGAGGTGATCCCCGCCCGCTTGGGCGAGGATGCGGTGGCTTTGGGTGCCGCGGGTTCGGTAGTGCAGCACCTTTTTATCAGCTCGTAG
- a CDS encoding phosphoribosylanthranilate isomerase has translation MIRVKICGIARVEDAIWAVRCGADAIGMVFAESPRRVNAETAMAICRELGPLVVRVGVFVNQSVDEIFELIRDCSLDAVQMHRATSPYERKLLRSRGIRIIQATRVRGEEFVDEISPQDADAVLLDTYSENMAGGTGKSFDWYVATRAKSWNVPLILSGGLSPYNVSEAIRQVAPYAVDVSSGVEEFPGRKDPGKVKEFIERAKNLR, from the coding sequence ATGATTCGAGTCAAAATTTGCGGGATTGCCAGAGTGGAAGACGCGATTTGGGCCGTGCGCTGCGGGGCGGATGCCATTGGCATGGTTTTTGCGGAGAGCCCCCGGCGCGTGAATGCCGAAACCGCCATGGCCATTTGCAGGGAATTGGGGCCGCTTGTCGTGCGCGTGGGCGTTTTTGTCAACCAGAGTGTGGATGAGATTTTTGAATTGATCCGCGACTGTTCTTTGGATGCGGTGCAGATGCACCGGGCGACCAGTCCTTATGAAAGAAAATTGCTTCGCAGCCGGGGAATTCGCATTATTCAGGCGACCCGAGTCCGCGGTGAGGAGTTTGTAGACGAGATCAGCCCGCAAGACGCGGATGCAGTTTTGCTGGACACTTACTCTGAGAATATGGCGGGAGGCACGGGCAAGAGTTTTGATTGGTACGTGGCTACGCGAGCTAAGAGCTGGAATGTGCCGCTCATTCTTTCCGGGGGTTTGAGCCCTTACAACGTAAGTGAGGCGATAAGGCAAGTGGCGCCTTATGCCGTGGATGTGTCCAGCGGAGTGGAGGAGTTCCCGGGGCGAAAAGATCCCGGTAAGGTCAAGGAGTTCATTGAACGGGCCAAAAACCTGAGGTGA
- the trpC gene encoding indole-3-glycerol phosphate synthase TrpC, with translation MDFLEQIAQEKKQQVQVLAQSLSLDEVRERALAAEPVRGFQKSIMKAAKPGLIAEIKRRSPSAGNLQPDLDPERLARTYEKSGAAAISVLTDSVHFGGSLETLSQVRASVSLPVLRKEFIVSAYQLYEARAANADAALLIGELLSKGELEEFLGIARGIGLDILAEAHTEEDLKKVVEAGAGLVGVNNRDLRNLEMDTGTCARLCSLIPADRSWVAESGIHTRAQIEEVRDLGACAVLIGESLLKGAGVEATVAELFG, from the coding sequence ATGGATTTTCTAGAACAGATTGCCCAAGAGAAGAAGCAACAAGTACAAGTCTTGGCGCAGAGCCTGAGTCTAGACGAGGTTAGAGAACGCGCGTTGGCTGCGGAGCCGGTGCGCGGCTTTCAAAAATCAATTATGAAAGCTGCAAAGCCGGGGCTCATTGCGGAAATAAAAAGAAGGTCGCCCTCGGCCGGAAACCTGCAACCGGATTTGGATCCAGAGAGGCTCGCAAGGACTTATGAGAAGTCCGGGGCTGCGGCGATTTCAGTGCTTACGGATTCGGTTCATTTTGGGGGTTCTCTTGAAACATTATCGCAAGTTCGGGCCAGTGTTTCTTTGCCGGTCTTGAGAAAAGAATTCATCGTGAGCGCTTACCAACTTTATGAAGCCCGGGCCGCCAATGCGGATGCCGCGCTTTTAATCGGTGAGCTGCTTTCCAAAGGGGAGTTGGAGGAGTTCCTCGGGATTGCGCGCGGGATTGGTTTGGACATCCTGGCCGAGGCGCACACGGAAGAGGATTTGAAAAAAGTCGTGGAGGCCGGTGCCGGATTGGTGGGCGTCAATAACCGGGACCTTCGAAACCTGGAGATGGATACCGGGACCTGCGCCAGGCTGTGTTCCTTGATTCCTGCGGATCGGAGTTGGGTGGCGGAGAGCGGGATCCACACGCGGGCCCAGATTGAGGAAGTGCGCGATCTGGGCGCGTGCGCCGTGCTGATCGGAGAGTCGCTGCTCAAAGGTGCTGGGGTCGAGGCGACTGTTGCGGAGCTGTTTGGTTGA